One window of Magallana gigas chromosome 2, xbMagGiga1.1, whole genome shotgun sequence genomic DNA carries:
- the LOC105321974 gene encoding uncharacterized protein isoform X2, whose product MNTKINISCEDLDISEKECHKDVVFGHYVTPTYRAVRDVQRKCFSERKREVAWNATYDSSTGGYLVLYPEDPSWSASLCKVILVKSDSSFRGTFKTYFQTTSTLFPNVQPLWKIKKEKEWVSSLLITNWVASYLNISFEVQTCKKFNYDVELWKSDGKLYEKKTVTQNFAIFLDIDPGSYFAKIKVSNAGICHCVNSHQCKQYEDWKTDDFIHPSQWRTEKTAERFVPVTLVYAVTTVMVLTFFGVIATVALTIFFKTVSARRFKKTRTKNKRKVILYATNENKCHQKAVIVLQRNISSTCKQQVSCRFIEPDDVYKKEIFKVPSNTLLVIILSKSMLKCLQRSEDLAVKKTSEIIFVNLLEKCKMIAKMPWSKIMPHQDNITMFHLPKDTAMFYHFIFTRLRKMKNKEIPHIAEKAPNSDKTLSQLHRSLQIIDHSASRLVPEKPRPRALSNQSFDSISQVIAINKRRKYRCTRRMLGFQLTSNGSEHIVLPGHFTYTNEDTATGCDYEGLMVSSADETESDVEQRLWHDTSPKYNTRSADPRKFSLLSDNGLMSDEMEAVSIGGKSV is encoded by the exons CGTGGAATGCCACGT ACGACTCGAGCACGGGAGGATATCTAGTGCTGTACCCCGAGGATCCGTCATGGTCAGCCTCTCTCTGTAAGGTCATTTTGGTCAAATCGGACAGCTCCTTCAGG GGGACCTTCAAGACCTACTTCCAAACGACTAGTACTCTCTTTCCCAATGTCCAGCCActatggaaaattaaaaaagaaaagg AATGGGTTTCATCTTTATTGATAACCAATTGGGTCGCTTCCTATTTGAACATTTCGTTTGAAGTTCAAACATGTAAGAAGTTCAACTACGACGTTGAGCTATGGAAAAGCGACGGAAAATTAtacgaaaagaaaacagttACTCAG AACTTTGCGATATTTCTTGATATCGATCCGGGGTCATACTTTGCAaag ATCAAGGTTAGCAACGCTGGCATTTGTCACTGTGTTAATAGCCACCAGTGTAAACAGTATGAGGACTGGAAAACAGATGACTTTATCCACCCCTCCCAGTGGAGAACTG AGAAGACAGCGGAGCGTTTCGTGCCGGTGACACTGGTGTACGCCGTCACCACTGTTATGGTCTTGACCTTCTTCGGAGTGATTGCGACTGTTGCTCTGACCATCTTTTTCAAAACCGTTTCAG CCAGGCGTTTCAAAAAAACGCGAACAAAGAATAAAAGAAAGGTTATTTTGTATGctacaaatgaaaacaaatgtcACCAAAAAGCTGTGattgttttacaaagaaatatctCTAGTACCTGTAAACAACAAGTGAGCTGCAGGTTTATTGAGCCTGATGATGTCTACAAAAAGGAAATATTCAAAGTTCCAAGTAACACATTGCTCGTGATCATTCTATCAAAATCCATGTTGAAATGTTTGCAGCGATCCGAGGACTTGGCTGTAAAGAAAACTtcagaaataatttttgttaatcTTTTAGAGAAGTGCAAAATGATTGCAAAGATGCCATGGTCGAAAATAATGCCACATCAAGACAACATCACCATGTTCCATCTGCCTAAAGATACTGCAATGTTCTACCACTTCATTTTCACCCGTCTtcgtaaaatgaaaaacaaggaGATTCCTCATATTGCCGAAAAAGCGCCGAATTCAGATAAAACGCTGTCGCAACTGCACAGGTCCCTACAAATAATTGATCACAGTGCCTCACGATTAGTCCCAGAAAAACCACGACCAAGGGCTTTGTCAAATCAGTCCTTCGACAGCATCTCACAGGTTATCGCCATTAACAAAAGGAGGAAATACCGATGCACCAGACGAATGCTGGGTTTCCAATTGACCTCGAACGGTTCCGAACACATTGTATTACCGGGTCATTTTACTTATACAAACGAGGATACCGCAACCGGCTGTGACTATGAAGGATTAATGGTTTCTTCTGCAGACGAGACAGAGAGTGACGTAGAGCAGAGGTTGTGGCACGATACATCCCCAAAGTACAACACTCGCAGTGCGGATCCGCGAAAGTTTTCGCTACTCTCGGACAATGGTCTAATGTCGGATGAGATGGAGGCAGTAAGCATCGGAGGGAAAAGTGTTTAA